A single window of Microbacterium oryzae DNA harbors:
- a CDS encoding glycosyltransferase family 2 protein: MTERPVLSVVLPVHDVAPWIGETLETVLAQDIDSMEVLVVDDGSRDATPEIVADVAARDPRVRLVSSAGRGGGTARNTGIDAARGRYLVFCDGDDLVPDGAYAALVASLERSGSDIAFGDYLKFRPADTWRPTDAMPAFDRPASGIALRDEPTLLFSRPCWNKAFALDWLRATGIRFPDVPRSNDIVPMMRAYLLARRVDILPDVVYLYRERPGATSMSARAGAAPSLLSYLDQELACARLVAEAGDAGLSAVYAELVRERDGFIHIARWAARADADDAAAVREAVRALLEATPEVSAGDPLRALVLRLVVAGEHVAARPLARWMLALPVEDDAAADWSAALERLHEVAALTPAEVEALITPLTTALRVHPAAPADWLRLERAVRRVLGERAVMLVPEARLSDADAERALAARERMAGRVTRVGRLRTGRLTIGALLVEGRSDEGARAALPVLHDGEFAGVPAIEPSDVRWRADAAGGWRWQAVFPIRALPMHRPLTPAIRDLVTGCAVAVPGEGELPAYDPRDPLLYARVDGVTVVRRRRHWAPRAVRRAIIIARARLRPLLRR, encoded by the coding sequence GTGACTGAGCGCCCGGTCCTGTCCGTCGTCCTTCCCGTGCACGACGTGGCGCCGTGGATCGGCGAGACGCTTGAGACCGTCCTCGCGCAGGACATCGACTCGATGGAGGTCCTCGTCGTCGACGACGGCTCGCGCGACGCCACCCCCGAGATCGTGGCGGATGTCGCCGCTCGCGATCCGCGCGTGCGCCTGGTGAGCTCGGCGGGACGCGGCGGAGGAACCGCCCGGAACACCGGAATCGACGCGGCGCGCGGGCGCTACCTGGTCTTCTGCGACGGCGACGACCTCGTCCCCGACGGCGCGTACGCCGCGCTCGTCGCGAGCCTCGAGCGCAGCGGATCGGACATCGCGTTCGGCGACTACCTGAAGTTCCGCCCGGCCGACACCTGGCGGCCGACGGACGCGATGCCCGCCTTCGACCGCCCGGCAAGCGGCATCGCGCTGCGCGACGAGCCCACGTTGCTCTTCAGCCGGCCCTGCTGGAACAAGGCGTTCGCCCTCGACTGGCTGCGGGCCACCGGCATCCGCTTCCCCGACGTGCCGCGCTCGAACGACATCGTGCCGATGATGCGCGCGTACCTGCTGGCTCGACGCGTGGACATCCTCCCCGACGTCGTGTACCTGTACCGCGAGCGCCCGGGCGCGACCTCGATGTCGGCGCGGGCGGGAGCGGCGCCGTCGCTGCTCAGCTACCTGGATCAGGAACTCGCCTGCGCGCGGCTGGTGGCGGAGGCGGGCGATGCGGGGCTGTCGGCCGTGTACGCGGAGCTGGTGCGGGAGCGCGACGGCTTCATACACATCGCGCGCTGGGCCGCGCGGGCGGACGCGGACGACGCGGCGGCCGTGCGGGAGGCCGTGCGCGCCCTGCTCGAGGCGACGCCCGAGGTCTCCGCCGGCGACCCGCTGCGCGCGCTCGTCCTGCGCCTCGTCGTCGCGGGCGAGCACGTGGCCGCGCGCCCGCTCGCGCGCTGGATGCTCGCGCTCCCGGTCGAGGACGACGCGGCGGCGGACTGGTCGGCGGCGCTCGAGCGCCTGCACGAGGTGGCCGCGCTGACCCCCGCCGAGGTCGAGGCGCTCATCACACCCCTCACCACCGCGCTGCGCGTGCACCCCGCGGCGCCCGCCGACTGGCTGCGGCTGGAGCGCGCCGTGCGTCGCGTGCTCGGCGAGCGCGCGGTCATGCTGGTGCCCGAGGCGCGCCTCTCCGACGCCGACGCCGAGCGCGCGCTGGCGGCGCGCGAGCGGATGGCCGGCCGCGTCACGCGCGTCGGCCGCCTCCGCACCGGCCGCCTCACCATCGGCGCGCTGCTCGTGGAGGGGCGGAGCGACGAGGGCGCAAGAGCGGCGCTGCCCGTGCTGCACGACGGCGAGTTCGCGGGCGTGCCCGCGATCGAGCCGTCCGACGTCCGCTGGCGTGCCGATGCGGCGGGCGGATGGCGGTGGCAGGCGGTCTTCCCGATTCGCGCGCTGCCGATGCACCGCCCCCTCACCCCGGCCATCCGCGACCTCGTCACCGGATGCGCGGTCGCCGTGCCGGGGGAGGGCGAGCTGCCCGCGTACGATCCGCGGGATCCCCTCCTCTACGCCAGGGTCGACGGCGTCACCGTGGTGCGCCGTCGTCGGCACTGGGCGCCGCGGGCGGTGCGCCGCGCGATCATCATCGCGCGCGCCCGCCTCCGCCCGCTGCTCCGCCGCTGA
- a CDS encoding glycosyltransferase family 2 protein, with product MTPRVAIVIRTKDRADLLARAVRSITAQTLTDWEAVIVNDGGDLAPVDALIAALPDADRARVRAIHSETSRGRWVSANAGVLGTSAPLLVLHDDDDTWHPEFLERAATYLEENPDRGGVVSRIEIVWETLEGDRLVPVRREVFQPHLPAPTLADTLLFNRYVPIGFVYRRALHEELGLYDDRLPVVGDWEFNLRVLSRGALEYLSDHPYAYWHQRTGADGSAGNSVISSRGEHEKHDALIRDRALREYVDENGLGLVLYLTKFIDRRFVDVENGIRDEVRREVGRFNVVARGYDKLRRRLAR from the coding sequence ATGACCCCCCGCGTCGCGATCGTCATCCGCACGAAGGATCGGGCCGACCTGCTCGCCCGTGCGGTGCGGAGCATCACGGCGCAGACGCTGACCGACTGGGAGGCGGTGATCGTCAACGACGGAGGCGATCTCGCCCCCGTCGACGCGCTGATCGCCGCACTGCCGGACGCGGACCGCGCCCGGGTGCGCGCGATCCACTCGGAGACGTCGCGCGGGCGCTGGGTCAGCGCGAACGCGGGCGTCCTCGGGACGTCGGCGCCGCTGCTCGTGCTGCACGACGACGACGACACGTGGCATCCCGAATTCCTCGAGCGCGCGGCGACGTATCTCGAGGAGAACCCCGATCGCGGCGGCGTCGTCTCCCGCATCGAGATCGTGTGGGAGACCCTCGAGGGCGACCGGCTCGTGCCGGTGCGCCGGGAGGTCTTCCAGCCGCACCTGCCCGCCCCCACCCTCGCCGACACGCTGCTGTTCAACCGCTACGTGCCGATCGGGTTCGTCTACCGCCGCGCGCTCCACGAGGAGCTGGGGCTGTACGACGACCGCCTGCCCGTGGTGGGCGACTGGGAGTTCAACCTCCGTGTGCTCTCGCGAGGCGCCCTCGAGTACCTCTCCGACCATCCGTACGCCTACTGGCACCAGCGGACCGGAGCCGACGGCAGCGCCGGCAACAGCGTGATCTCCTCGCGCGGCGAGCATGAGAAGCACGACGCGCTCATCCGCGACCGCGCGCTGCGCGAGTACGTCGACGAGAACGGCCTCGGCCTCGTGCTCTATCTCACGAAGTTCATCGACCGCCGCTTCGTCGACGTCGAGAACGGCATCCGCGACGAGGTGCGCCGCGAAGTCGGCCGCTTCAACGTCGTCGCCCGCGGCTACGACAAGCTGCGCAGGCGCCTCGCCCGCTGA
- a CDS encoding UDP-glucose dehydrogenase family protein has product MKLSVIGCGYLGAVHAAAMASLGHEVVGVDVDAAKIDKLAAGETPFFEPGLGEILQAGLASGRLSFTTDMSAAAGAKVHFIAVGTPQRKDGTGADMTYVNSSVEALLPHLGEGDLVAGKSTVPVGTAQRLSELVAPTGAHLAWNPEFLREGFAVKDTVEPDRLVYGVSDTTGETDTATLDEVYATAIGAGTPRLVTGYATAELVKVAANSFLATKISFINAMAEIAEATGADVTQLADAIGHDNRIGRRFLNAGVGFGGGCLPKDIRAFAARAEELGKGESVAFLKQVDEINLRRRQRVVDLVTHSFDDHVNGHRVAVLGLAFKPDSDDTRDSPALDVAVRLKGLGADVIAYDPEAIPNARRAHPQLAYADSLDDALQGAETVVIATEWKAFRALDPVETAQKVARPTIIDGRNILSPADWRDAGWTYHGMGR; this is encoded by the coding sequence ATGAAGTTGAGTGTGATCGGTTGCGGTTATCTGGGTGCGGTGCACGCGGCGGCGATGGCGTCGCTCGGGCACGAGGTCGTCGGGGTGGATGTCGACGCGGCGAAGATCGACAAGCTCGCTGCCGGTGAGACGCCGTTCTTCGAGCCCGGTCTGGGCGAGATCCTCCAGGCGGGCCTGGCGTCGGGTCGGCTGTCGTTCACGACCGACATGTCCGCCGCCGCGGGCGCGAAGGTGCACTTCATCGCCGTGGGCACCCCGCAGCGCAAGGACGGCACCGGCGCGGACATGACCTACGTCAACTCGTCCGTCGAGGCGCTGCTGCCCCACCTCGGCGAGGGCGACCTCGTCGCGGGCAAGTCCACCGTCCCGGTCGGCACCGCCCAGCGCCTGTCCGAGCTCGTCGCGCCCACCGGCGCGCACCTCGCGTGGAACCCCGAGTTCCTCCGCGAGGGCTTCGCGGTGAAGGACACCGTCGAGCCCGACCGGCTCGTGTACGGCGTCTCCGACACCACCGGCGAGACCGACACCGCCACCCTCGACGAGGTGTACGCCACCGCGATCGGCGCGGGCACCCCGCGCCTGGTGACCGGGTACGCGACCGCCGAGCTCGTGAAGGTCGCCGCGAACAGCTTCCTGGCCACGAAGATCAGCTTCATCAACGCCATGGCCGAGATCGCCGAGGCCACCGGCGCCGACGTCACCCAGCTCGCCGACGCGATCGGGCACGACAACCGCATCGGGCGCCGCTTCCTCAACGCCGGCGTCGGCTTCGGCGGCGGGTGCCTGCCCAAGGACATCCGCGCCTTCGCTGCCCGCGCCGAGGAGCTCGGCAAGGGCGAGTCCGTGGCGTTCCTGAAGCAGGTCGACGAGATCAACCTCCGCCGCCGGCAGCGCGTGGTCGACCTCGTCACCCACAGCTTCGACGACCACGTCAACGGCCACCGCGTCGCCGTCCTGGGACTGGCGTTCAAGCCTGACAGCGACGACACCCGCGACTCCCCCGCCCTCGACGTCGCCGTGCGCCTCAAGGGCCTCGGAGCCGACGTCATCGCCTACGACCCCGAGGCCATCCCCAACGCCCGCCGCGCCCACCCGCAGCTCGCGTACGCCGACTCCCTCGACGACGCCCTCCAGGGCGCAGAGACCGTCGTCATCGCCACCGAGTGGAAGGCGTTCCGCGCCCTCGACCCCGTCGAGACCGCGCAGAAGGTCGCCCGCCCCACCATCATCGACGGCCGCAACATCCTCTCCCCCGCCGACTGGCGCGACGCGGGCTGGACCTACCACGGCATGGGCCGCTGA
- a CDS encoding ABC transporter permease produces the protein MTTIDLSEYDVPGRGRGLADVFRWRYLLRLLVRKGTATRYRNSVLGWTWSYVKPGIQFLMYFLVVGYIFNGNRGITNFPIYLFAGLVAVNFFNEAFGNSTTAIVDNRALVKKIYLPRELFPISAVTVAFIHFLPQLAILLVVALLYGWLPTFAGIGAMLLGMALIAALALGLGLFFAGINVRYRDAQNFVEIIRMVSTWASPVLYAWTLVAEKASGWVLHLYMSNPVTIAVELFHWTFWEPTVPVDAVEQPHGFPPHFTVYLTVAVVMCAVILIIGQFTFRRFERTFAQDL, from the coding sequence GTGACGACGATCGATCTCTCGGAATACGACGTCCCCGGCCGGGGCCGCGGCCTCGCCGATGTCTTCCGCTGGCGCTACCTCCTGCGCCTCCTCGTGCGCAAGGGCACGGCGACCCGCTACCGCAACTCGGTGCTCGGCTGGACCTGGTCGTATGTCAAGCCCGGCATCCAGTTCCTCATGTACTTCCTCGTCGTGGGGTACATCTTCAACGGCAACCGCGGCATCACGAACTTCCCGATCTACCTGTTCGCCGGGCTGGTCGCGGTGAACTTCTTCAACGAGGCGTTCGGCAACTCCACGACCGCGATCGTCGACAACCGCGCGCTGGTGAAGAAGATCTACCTGCCGCGGGAGCTCTTCCCCATCTCCGCCGTCACGGTCGCGTTCATCCACTTCCTGCCGCAGCTGGCCATCCTGCTCGTCGTCGCCCTGCTCTACGGATGGCTTCCCACGTTCGCGGGCATCGGCGCGATGCTCCTGGGGATGGCCCTGATCGCCGCTCTCGCGCTGGGGCTCGGTCTCTTCTTCGCCGGGATCAACGTGCGCTACCGCGACGCGCAGAACTTCGTCGAGATCATCCGCATGGTGTCCACGTGGGCCTCGCCGGTGCTGTACGCCTGGACCCTCGTGGCGGAGAAGGCCAGCGGCTGGGTCCTGCACCTCTACATGTCGAACCCCGTGACGATCGCCGTGGAGCTGTTCCACTGGACGTTCTGGGAGCCGACCGTGCCCGTCGACGCCGTCGAGCAGCCGCACGGCTTCCCGCCGCACTTCACCGTGTACCTCACCGTGGCCGTCGTGATGTGCGCCGTCATCCTCATCATCGGCCAGTTCACGTTCCGCCGCTTCGAGCGCACCTTCGCCCAGGACCTGTGA
- a CDS encoding glycosyltransferase, whose translation MKNAGSVLVFPTWPENPYLNLLELSARAAGYRFAGATTHSELLRELRRLHGGDVAHIHWTTPLVQEAADEADAGERLRTLLDALRAARRRGARLIWTIHNRLPHELRFREGEIALYRGLADLADVVHAMAPDTARVVADVVALDPGKVRVIPHPSYEGIYDVGGVDRETARAAFALAPQERAVLFLGQIRPYKGVDALIEAAAAVDGDIALLLAGVVKEQSADDVAALIPDGLRAITHFSFVPDGDLARWFRAADVAVFPYRAILNSGSVHLAATFRVPVVLPDEPHLREQFGAEPWVAFFDTARPAASIAELLADRDLFEAVTEADFAAFTAPISPWRTARAYRALLDELSGGAAGGGGRAR comes from the coding sequence ATGAAGAACGCCGGATCCGTCCTGGTCTTCCCGACCTGGCCGGAGAACCCGTACCTCAACCTCCTCGAGCTGTCCGCACGGGCGGCCGGCTACCGCTTCGCGGGAGCCACCACGCACTCGGAGCTGCTGCGGGAGCTGCGTCGGCTGCACGGCGGCGACGTCGCGCACATCCACTGGACGACTCCGCTCGTGCAGGAGGCCGCGGACGAGGCCGACGCGGGCGAGCGGCTGCGGACCCTGCTCGACGCGCTCCGCGCAGCGCGCCGTCGAGGCGCGCGGCTGATCTGGACCATCCACAACCGCCTGCCGCACGAGCTGCGGTTCCGCGAGGGCGAGATCGCGCTCTACCGGGGGCTCGCCGACCTCGCCGACGTCGTGCACGCCATGGCGCCCGACACGGCGCGGGTGGTGGCGGATGTCGTCGCGCTCGACCCGGGGAAGGTGCGGGTCATCCCCCACCCCAGCTACGAGGGGATCTACGACGTCGGCGGCGTCGACCGGGAGACCGCCCGCGCGGCCTTCGCCCTCGCACCGCAGGAGCGGGCGGTGCTCTTCCTCGGCCAGATCCGTCCGTACAAGGGCGTCGACGCACTCATCGAGGCCGCGGCGGCCGTCGACGGCGACATCGCGCTTCTCCTCGCCGGGGTGGTGAAGGAGCAGTCCGCCGACGACGTGGCCGCGCTCATCCCGGATGGCCTGCGCGCGATCACGCACTTCTCCTTCGTGCCCGACGGCGACCTCGCGCGCTGGTTCCGCGCGGCCGATGTGGCGGTGTTCCCCTATCGGGCCATCCTCAACTCCGGGAGCGTGCACCTGGCCGCGACGTTCCGCGTGCCGGTCGTGCTGCCCGACGAGCCGCACCTGCGCGAGCAGTTCGGCGCCGAGCCGTGGGTGGCCTTCTTCGACACCGCGCGCCCTGCGGCGTCGATCGCGGAGCTCCTGGCGGACCGCGACCTGTTCGAGGCGGTGACCGAGGCGGATTTCGCCGCGTTCACCGCGCCCATCTCGCCCTGGCGCACCGCACGCGCCTACCGCGCCCTCCTCGACGAGCTCAGCGGCGGAGCAGCGGGCGGAGGCGGGCGCGCGCGATGA
- a CDS encoding ABC transporter ATP-binding protein, giving the protein MSNTLTVTSATKPAIVIDHVSKMFLKRNTHSFKEAFIGWIQRKKVRSDVFTALDDVSFQIGEGESVAVLGFNGSGKSTTLKLVSGVLEPDEGRVFTRGRVAGLIEVGAGFHPDLSGRENVYLNAAILGMKQEEIEARFDDIVAFSEIGDFIDTEVKHYSSGMFMRLAFAVAIHVDLDVLLVDEVLSVGDAPFRQKCYAKIEELTAKGVTMLVVSHDMGTVKRLCSRGIFIHEHKVLFDGPIEEAVELVRTTPH; this is encoded by the coding sequence ATGTCGAACACCCTCACCGTCACGTCGGCCACGAAGCCGGCCATCGTCATCGACCACGTGTCGAAGATGTTCCTCAAGCGGAACACGCACTCCTTCAAGGAGGCGTTCATCGGGTGGATCCAGCGCAAGAAGGTGCGCAGCGACGTCTTCACCGCGCTCGACGACGTCAGCTTCCAGATCGGCGAGGGCGAGTCGGTTGCCGTCCTCGGGTTCAACGGGTCCGGCAAGTCCACGACCCTGAAGCTCGTGTCCGGCGTCCTCGAGCCCGACGAGGGGCGCGTCTTCACGCGCGGCCGCGTCGCGGGCCTCATCGAGGTCGGCGCGGGCTTCCACCCCGACCTCTCGGGGCGCGAGAACGTGTACCTGAACGCGGCCATCCTCGGCATGAAGCAGGAGGAGATCGAGGCGCGCTTCGACGACATCGTCGCCTTCAGCGAGATCGGCGACTTCATCGACACCGAGGTGAAGCACTACTCCTCGGGCATGTTCATGCGCCTGGCGTTCGCCGTGGCCATCCACGTCGACCTCGACGTGCTGCTCGTCGACGAGGTGCTGTCGGTGGGTGACGCGCCGTTCCGGCAGAAGTGCTACGCGAAGATCGAGGAGCTCACGGCGAAGGGCGTCACGATGCTCGTCGTCAGCCACGACATGGGCACCGTGAAGCGCCTGTGCTCGCGCGGCATCTTCATCCACGAGCACAAGGTGCTCTTCGACGGCCCCATCGAGGAGGCCGTCGAGCTCGTTCGCACCACCCCCCACTGA
- a CDS encoding acyltransferase family protein, producing the protein MTASTPHPARAAGPARADIQALRTLAVLGVVLFHIWPRALPGGYVGVDVFFVISGYLITGQLVRARERGTLRLAAFWAARARRLLPASLLVLLASVALVLLWTPAPLRENDLRSIVGSALYVVNWQLAADGVDYLAHDAAPPIAQHYWSLSVEEQFYVLWPLLLLAATAGAAGAAGARSSRRRLVIGAAVIAVAGFGASVWLTSTSYPFGYFSTVSRLWEFALGAIVALLPRLVLPRAAHLAAWLAALTLVVATLLVYDDATPFPGPAAILPTAAAAALIALGAGPLERIVAWRPLQWLGDRSYSIYLWHWPLVVIAPHALGRPPELPENLVLLVATIVLAALTKRFVEDPVRFAPRARSSRPSSVLVLTAAAMAVVVAGAAVPMWRQAAVAAERTATAAESLRDPDQCRGAAALLDDGCAGVLDDPVAQSDLIPAPAGLRDDIGDAFACYDFDPTAGGDLVTCAFGSDDPGALRIALHGDSHAAMLIPALRETAAEHGWHVDVFVGRGCVWQEPAPAECADHVEKLDAEFASGAYDAVLVTAVNAAERDADARAAAAARYADAWRRAQDAGTPVVAVADNPRVPAAAQDCVAAARELTAGTCAIPRADAALADDPLRIAAAAVDAPLVDLSDAYCTDAACPMMLGGVLVYRDLHHLTASFSTTLGHPLAERIATALAETPPSPRSTS; encoded by the coding sequence CCAGCTCGTGCGCGCGCGCGAGCGGGGGACTCTGCGGCTCGCGGCGTTCTGGGCCGCCCGCGCCCGACGGCTGCTGCCGGCGAGCCTTCTCGTCCTCCTCGCGAGCGTCGCCCTCGTGCTGCTGTGGACGCCGGCGCCGCTGCGCGAGAACGATCTCCGCTCGATCGTCGGCAGCGCGCTCTACGTCGTGAACTGGCAGCTCGCGGCGGACGGGGTCGACTACCTCGCGCACGACGCCGCGCCGCCGATCGCCCAGCACTACTGGTCGCTGTCGGTGGAGGAGCAGTTCTACGTGCTGTGGCCGCTGCTGCTGCTGGCCGCCACCGCCGGCGCGGCCGGCGCGGCCGGCGCGCGGAGCTCGCGGCGGCGCCTGGTGATCGGCGCGGCGGTCATCGCGGTCGCCGGCTTCGGCGCCAGCGTGTGGCTGACGTCGACGAGCTACCCCTTCGGCTACTTCTCGACCGTCAGCCGGCTCTGGGAGTTCGCGCTCGGCGCGATCGTCGCGCTGCTGCCGCGTCTCGTGCTCCCCCGCGCGGCGCACCTCGCCGCCTGGCTCGCCGCGCTGACGCTCGTCGTCGCGACCCTTCTCGTCTACGACGACGCGACGCCGTTCCCCGGCCCCGCCGCGATCCTCCCCACCGCGGCCGCCGCGGCGCTCATCGCGCTCGGCGCCGGGCCGCTGGAGCGCATCGTCGCCTGGCGGCCGCTGCAGTGGCTCGGCGATCGCTCGTACAGCATCTACCTCTGGCACTGGCCGCTCGTCGTCATCGCCCCGCACGCGCTCGGCCGGCCGCCCGAGCTGCCCGAGAACCTCGTGCTCCTCGTCGCGACCATCGTCCTGGCCGCGCTGACCAAGCGCTTCGTGGAGGATCCGGTCCGCTTCGCGCCGCGCGCGCGCAGCTCGCGTCCGTCGTCGGTGCTCGTGCTCACCGCGGCGGCCATGGCGGTCGTCGTCGCCGGCGCCGCGGTGCCGATGTGGCGTCAGGCCGCGGTCGCAGCCGAGCGGACCGCGACGGCCGCCGAGAGCCTCCGCGATCCGGACCAGTGCCGAGGCGCTGCGGCGCTCCTCGACGACGGCTGCGCAGGCGTCCTCGACGATCCCGTCGCGCAGTCCGACCTCATCCCCGCGCCCGCCGGCCTCCGCGACGACATCGGCGACGCCTTCGCCTGCTACGACTTCGACCCCACCGCGGGGGGCGACCTCGTCACCTGCGCGTTCGGCTCCGACGACCCCGGCGCGCTGCGCATCGCACTGCACGGGGACTCGCACGCCGCCATGCTCATCCCCGCGCTGCGCGAGACCGCTGCGGAACACGGCTGGCACGTCGACGTCTTCGTCGGCCGCGGCTGCGTCTGGCAGGAGCCGGCGCCGGCCGAGTGCGCCGACCACGTCGAGAAGCTCGACGCCGAGTTCGCGTCGGGCGCGTACGACGCCGTCCTCGTCACCGCCGTGAACGCCGCCGAGCGCGACGCCGATGCGCGCGCCGCGGCCGCCGCCCGCTACGCGGACGCCTGGCGACGCGCGCAGGACGCCGGCACGCCGGTCGTCGCCGTCGCCGACAACCCCCGCGTCCCGGCCGCGGCGCAGGACTGCGTCGCCGCGGCGCGCGAGCTGACCGCCGGCACCTGCGCCATCCCCCGCGCCGACGCCGCGCTCGCGGACGATCCGCTGCGGATCGCCGCCGCGGCGGTGGACGCGCCGCTCGTGGATCTGAGCGACGCGTACTGCACCGACGCGGCGTGCCCCATGATGCTGGGAGGGGTGCTCGTCTACCGCGATCTGCATCACCTCACGGCGTCGTTCAGCACGACCCTCGGCCATCCGCTCGCCGAACGGATCGCCACGGCCCTGGCCGAGACCCCGCCCAGCCCGAGGAGCACCTCATGA